The Streptomyces albofaciens JCM 4342 genome has a segment encoding these proteins:
- a CDS encoding acyl-CoA dehydrogenase family protein translates to MTAQLRRQIFTEDHDAFRRTVRTFLDREVTPHYDRWEKDGIVSRDAWRAAGKQGLLGLAVPEEYGGGGNPDFRYAAVLAEEFTRAGAAGLAVGLHNDIVGPYLTQLATEEQKRRWLPGFCSGETITAIAMTEPGAGSDLQAIRTTAEDRGDHWLLNGAKTFISNGILADLVIVVAKTTPEGGAHGLSLLVVERDMPGFERGRNLDKIGQKAQDTAELFFTDVRVPKENLLGELNGAFVHLMTNLAQERMGIAVAGIAAAEHLLEITTRYVKEREAFGRPLAKLQHIRFEIAEMATECAVTREFLDRCIVDHSAGQLAAVHASMAKWWATELQKRVADRCLQLHGGYGYMSEYPVARAFTDGRIQTIYGGTTEIMKEIIGRSLLG, encoded by the coding sequence ATGACCGCGCAGCTCAGGCGCCAGATCTTCACCGAGGACCACGACGCCTTCCGCCGCACCGTACGGACCTTCCTCGACCGGGAGGTGACGCCGCACTACGACCGGTGGGAGAAGGACGGCATCGTCAGCCGCGACGCCTGGCGCGCGGCCGGCAAGCAGGGCCTGCTGGGCCTGGCCGTCCCGGAGGAGTACGGAGGCGGCGGCAACCCCGACTTCCGCTACGCCGCCGTGCTGGCCGAGGAGTTCACCCGGGCCGGCGCCGCCGGGCTCGCCGTCGGCCTGCACAACGACATCGTCGGCCCGTACCTGACCCAGCTCGCCACCGAGGAGCAGAAACGCCGCTGGCTGCCCGGCTTCTGCAGCGGCGAGACCATCACCGCCATCGCCATGACCGAGCCCGGCGCCGGCTCCGACCTCCAGGCCATCCGCACCACCGCCGAGGACCGCGGCGACCACTGGCTGCTGAACGGCGCCAAGACCTTCATCTCCAACGGCATCCTCGCCGACCTGGTCATCGTCGTCGCCAAGACCACGCCCGAGGGCGGCGCGCACGGCCTGAGCCTGCTGGTCGTGGAGCGGGACATGCCGGGGTTCGAGCGCGGCCGCAACCTGGACAAGATCGGCCAGAAGGCGCAGGACACCGCCGAGCTGTTCTTCACCGACGTACGGGTGCCCAAGGAGAACCTGCTCGGCGAGCTGAACGGCGCGTTCGTCCACCTGATGACCAATCTCGCGCAGGAGCGGATGGGCATCGCGGTGGCCGGGATCGCCGCCGCCGAACACCTGCTGGAGATCACCACCCGGTATGTGAAGGAGCGCGAGGCGTTCGGCCGGCCGCTCGCCAAGCTCCAGCACATCCGCTTCGAGATCGCCGAGATGGCGACCGAGTGCGCCGTCACCCGCGAGTTCCTGGACCGCTGCATCGTGGACCACTCCGCGGGGCAGCTCGCCGCCGTGCACGCCTCGATGGCCAAGTGGTGGGCCACCGAGCTGCAAAAACGCGTCGCCGACCGCTGCCTGCAACTGCACGGCGGCTACGGCTACATGAGTGAGTACCCGGTCGCCAGGGCCTTCACCGACGGCCGTATCCAGACCATCTACGGGGGCACCACCGAGATCATGAAGGAGATCATCGGCCGCTCCCTCCTCGGCTGA
- a CDS encoding CaiB/BaiF CoA transferase family protein, with protein MTGTGNGPLSGVRVVELAGIGPGPFAAMLLADLGADVVRVDRPGGPGLGIDPAYDITNRNKRSVLVDLKSAEGPGRVLGLAERADVLIEGYRPGVAERLGIGPDTCLERNPRLVYGRMTGWGQQGPLAGTAGHDIGYIAVTGALGMTGPPDGPPAAPANLLGDYAGGSLYLVVGILAALRHAQTEGGRGQVVDAAIVDGTAHLTAMIHGMLAAGGWQDRRGANLLDGGAPFYGTYETADGGHMAVGALEPRFYAEFVRLLGIADDVPARDDPGAWGELRAAIAARFKTRTRQEWTAVFEASDACVAPVLSLREAPGHPHLAARGTFTGHGGITQPAPAPRFSATPGAIRRPPARPGADTVEVARDWGVPALTDRRDPDPGPGHRAAWPDGTRAADGRARPEGGTG; from the coding sequence ATGACAGGGACAGGGAACGGCCCGCTGAGCGGGGTGCGCGTGGTGGAGCTGGCCGGCATCGGTCCCGGCCCGTTCGCCGCGATGCTGCTGGCCGACCTCGGCGCCGACGTGGTGCGCGTCGACCGCCCCGGCGGGCCCGGACTCGGCATCGACCCGGCGTACGACATCACCAACCGCAACAAACGCTCCGTGCTCGTGGACCTGAAGTCCGCCGAAGGACCCGGCCGGGTGCTCGGCCTCGCCGAGCGCGCCGACGTGCTGATCGAGGGCTACCGCCCCGGCGTCGCCGAACGGCTCGGCATCGGCCCGGACACCTGCCTGGAGCGCAACCCGCGGCTGGTCTACGGCCGGATGACCGGCTGGGGCCAGCAGGGCCCGCTGGCGGGGACCGCCGGACACGACATCGGCTACATCGCCGTCACCGGCGCCCTCGGCATGACCGGCCCGCCCGACGGCCCGCCCGCCGCCCCGGCAAACCTGCTCGGCGACTACGCGGGCGGCTCCCTGTACCTCGTCGTCGGCATCCTGGCCGCGCTGCGCCACGCCCAGACCGAAGGCGGCCGCGGTCAGGTCGTGGACGCGGCCATCGTCGACGGCACGGCCCACCTCACCGCGATGATCCACGGCATGCTGGCCGCCGGCGGCTGGCAGGACCGGCGCGGCGCCAACCTCCTGGACGGCGGCGCGCCCTTCTACGGCACGTACGAAACCGCCGACGGCGGCCATATGGCGGTCGGCGCGCTGGAGCCGCGCTTCTACGCGGAGTTCGTCCGGCTGCTCGGCATCGCGGACGACGTGCCCGCGCGCGACGACCCCGGCGCCTGGGGGGAGCTGCGCGCCGCCATCGCCGCCCGCTTCAAGACCCGTACGCGCCAGGAGTGGACCGCCGTCTTCGAGGCGTCCGACGCCTGCGTGGCCCCCGTCCTGTCGCTGCGCGAGGCGCCCGGCCACCCGCATCTCGCCGCCCGCGGCACCTTCACCGGCCACGGCGGCATCACCCAGCCCGCACCGGCCCCGCGCTTCTCCGCCACCCCCGGCGCCATCCGCCGCCCGCCGGCCCGGCCCGGCGCGGACACCGTCGAGGTGGCCCGCGACTGGGGCGTCCCGGCCCTCACCGACCGCCGGGATCCGGACCCCGGCCCCGGCCACCGCGCGGCCTGGCCCGACGGCACCCGTGCCGCGGACGGCCGCGCCCGGCCCGAGGGCGGGACCGGCTGA
- a CDS encoding MgtC/SapB family protein — MPHTHLASPLFDISHGQGLRQFAELALALLLSSLIGLERQVQQKSAGLRTHTLVGVGSALFMEVSVHGFYALLGTDGVALDPSRVAAQIVSGIGFIGGGLIFVKKDAVRGLTTAATIWLTCAIGMACGGGLPLLAVGATLVHFLVVRGFPKLFSGRRRAPYVERFELRLSYRAQHGLLGRMLEMCTSSGFQVTDVQVETASDDRVAAEVLLRLEGRGSAHPLVERLTELDGVRGVSMGQESDRTE, encoded by the coding sequence ATGCCTCACACGCACCTCGCATCACCGCTGTTCGACATCAGCCACGGTCAGGGCCTCCGCCAGTTCGCCGAACTGGCCCTGGCGCTGCTCCTGTCCTCCCTCATCGGGCTGGAGCGGCAGGTCCAGCAGAAGAGCGCGGGGCTGCGCACCCACACCCTCGTCGGCGTCGGCAGCGCGCTGTTCATGGAAGTCTCGGTCCACGGCTTCTACGCGCTGCTCGGCACGGACGGCGTCGCGCTCGACCCGTCCCGGGTGGCCGCGCAGATCGTCTCGGGCATCGGCTTCATCGGCGGTGGCCTGATCTTCGTCAAGAAGGACGCGGTGCGGGGCCTGACGACCGCCGCGACGATCTGGCTGACCTGCGCCATCGGCATGGCGTGCGGCGGCGGTCTGCCCCTGCTGGCCGTCGGTGCGACGCTGGTCCACTTCCTCGTCGTACGCGGCTTCCCGAAGCTGTTCTCGGGGCGCCGTCGTGCGCCGTACGTCGAGCGCTTCGAGCTGCGCCTGAGCTACCGTGCCCAGCACGGCCTGCTGGGCCGGATGCTGGAGATGTGCACCAGCAGCGGTTTCCAGGTGACCGATGTGCAGGTGGAGACGGCGTCGGACGACCGGGTGGCGGCCGAGGTGCTGCTGCGCCTGGAGGGCCGGGGCTCGGCGCACCCGCTCGTGGAGCGGCTGACGGAACTGGACGGGGTGCGCGGGGTGTCCATGGGACAGGAATCCGACCGCACGGAATGA
- a CDS encoding protein-tyrosine phosphatase family protein: protein MKAAWPEDGPGVLRLPSGRTVRGRGLRHPLPPGPEPEFAVYLLGERPPEVPWEHRWLRWPDFRLPADRAAARDVLAEAWERAGTERVELACGGGRGRTGTALACLAVLDGVPAGRAVDFVRRGYDPRAVETPWQRRYVRRFGGRPPGPPAASGPSPPGTR from the coding sequence GTGAAGGCGGCCTGGCCGGAGGACGGTCCGGGAGTGCTGCGGCTGCCCTCCGGGCGCACGGTACGGGGCCGCGGCCTGCGCCACCCGCTGCCGCCGGGCCCGGAGCCCGAATTCGCCGTGTACCTGCTCGGCGAGCGGCCGCCCGAGGTCCCCTGGGAGCACCGCTGGCTGCGCTGGCCGGACTTCCGGCTGCCGGCCGACCGGGCGGCGGCCCGTGACGTACTCGCCGAGGCGTGGGAGCGCGCGGGCACCGAGCGCGTCGAGCTGGCCTGCGGCGGCGGCCGCGGCCGTACCGGTACGGCGCTGGCCTGCCTCGCCGTCCTGGACGGGGTGCCGGCCGGCCGGGCGGTGGACTTCGTACGCCGCGGCTACGACCCCCGTGCCGTCGAGACGCCCTGGCAGCGGCGCTACGTACGTCGCTTCGGGGGCCGACCGCCGGGCCCGCCCGCCGCTTCCGGCCCGTCCCCGCCCGGCACCAGGTGA
- a CDS encoding sialate:H+ symport family MFS transporter, which yields MRARSPKRGGTAPWYRQVTPRQWKSLFAAWVGYLLDGFDFVLITLVLTEIAETFGLSTADAAALVSGAFITRWLGGALLGALGDRYGRKAAMIASILLYSLGTFACGFAWDHTSLFTARLIIGMGMAGEYSASATYVLESWPPALRNRASGFLISGYAGGTVLAAQLYRWVVPNWGWRWMFWIGVLPVLVALWVRRSLPEAGDWSAEVAARGDRPNPFRPLFAGHVRRWLNAVLAAVASGALFCVFTPAGTGQVPWLAALAALCLTAFAVQLGGRRGWLLHVALTVTVFCAFLYSWPVQALLPTYLKTELGYAPGQVADVMFYAGFGTMAGCWLAGFTGDRFGTRRAYAGTLLASLAFVFPVFAVQDSLAALGVLLFGLLALGQGISGILPKYIAGHFPTPVRAASLGFVYNVGALGGAVAPVLGARLAEGMSLGRALAVLTFGLTLVVIVLVGGDVPVRLARLVDREVVGDHLVPGGDGPEAAGGPGGRPPKRRT from the coding sequence GTGAGGGCGCGCTCCCCGAAGCGGGGCGGGACGGCGCCCTGGTACCGGCAGGTGACGCCGCGCCAGTGGAAGTCCCTGTTCGCCGCCTGGGTGGGCTACCTCCTGGACGGCTTCGACTTCGTGCTGATCACCCTCGTCCTCACCGAGATCGCCGAAACGTTCGGCCTGAGTACGGCGGATGCCGCCGCCCTCGTCTCCGGCGCGTTCATCACCCGCTGGCTCGGCGGGGCGCTGCTGGGCGCGCTGGGCGACCGGTACGGGCGCAAGGCCGCGATGATCGCCAGCATCCTCCTGTACTCGCTGGGCACCTTCGCCTGCGGCTTCGCCTGGGACCACACCAGCCTGTTCACCGCCCGGCTGATCATCGGCATGGGCATGGCCGGGGAGTACAGCGCCAGCGCCACGTACGTCCTGGAGAGCTGGCCACCGGCCCTGCGCAACCGCGCCTCCGGCTTCCTCATATCCGGGTACGCGGGGGGCACGGTCCTCGCCGCCCAGCTCTACCGGTGGGTGGTGCCGAACTGGGGCTGGCGCTGGATGTTCTGGATCGGGGTGCTGCCGGTGCTGGTCGCGCTGTGGGTCCGCAGATCGCTGCCGGAGGCGGGCGACTGGAGCGCCGAGGTGGCGGCCCGCGGGGACCGCCCCAACCCGTTCCGGCCGCTGTTCGCCGGACACGTCCGGCGATGGCTCAACGCGGTGCTCGCGGCCGTCGCGTCCGGTGCCCTCTTCTGCGTCTTCACCCCGGCCGGTACCGGGCAGGTGCCCTGGCTGGCGGCGCTCGCCGCGCTCTGCCTGACCGCGTTCGCCGTCCAACTCGGCGGCCGGCGCGGCTGGCTGCTCCACGTGGCCCTGACGGTCACCGTCTTCTGCGCCTTCCTCTACAGCTGGCCCGTCCAGGCGCTGCTGCCCACCTACCTCAAGACCGAGCTGGGGTACGCGCCCGGGCAGGTCGCCGACGTGATGTTCTACGCCGGGTTCGGCACGATGGCGGGCTGCTGGCTGGCCGGCTTCACGGGCGACCGGTTCGGCACCCGCCGCGCGTACGCCGGGACGCTGCTGGCCTCCCTGGCCTTCGTCTTCCCGGTGTTCGCCGTACAGGACAGCCTGGCCGCCCTGGGTGTCCTGCTCTTCGGACTGCTCGCCCTGGGCCAGGGCATCTCGGGCATCCTGCCGAAGTACATCGCCGGGCACTTCCCGACCCCGGTCCGCGCGGCCTCCCTCGGCTTCGTCTACAACGTCGGCGCGCTCGGCGGGGCCGTCGCCCCGGTGCTCGGCGCCCGGCTCGCCGAGGGCATGTCACTGGGCCGGGCGCTGGCCGTCCTCACCTTCGGGCTGACGCTGGTCGTCATCGTCCTGGTGGGCGGCGACGTACCGGTGCGGCTCGCCCGCCTGGTGGACCGGGAGGTGGTCGGCGATCACCTGGTGCCGGGCGGGGACGGGCCGGAAGCGGCGGGCGGGCCCGGCGGTCGGCCCCCGAAGCGACGTACGTAG
- a CDS encoding dihydrodipicolinate synthase family protein, with amino-acid sequence MADPALPTPLTGVVPPLCTPLTPDGRIDTRSLTALTTRLTAAGVSGLFVLGSSGEAAYLTDAQRRTVVETVAEAAAGRLPVLAGAIDMTTPRVLEHARQARSSGADAIVATAPYYTRTHPAEIADHFRRVRDGAGLPLFAYDIPMAVHTKLPADTVVTLARDGVLAGLKDSSGEDGALRRLLVRARAQAPDFAVLTGSELTVDGALLAGAHGVVPGLGNVDPHGYVRLYEHAAAGRWREAAAEQDRLAALFALTDAGDPAVMGRNSSALGAFKAALHLQGVIACPATAPPQVPLDEAAVGRVRGCLEEAGLL; translated from the coding sequence ATGGCTGACCCCGCGCTCCCCACCCCCCTCACCGGGGTCGTCCCGCCGCTGTGCACCCCGCTGACCCCCGACGGCCGGATCGACACCCGCTCGCTGACCGCGCTCACCACCCGCCTCACCGCGGCCGGGGTGAGCGGGCTGTTCGTCCTCGGCTCCAGCGGGGAGGCCGCCTATCTGACCGACGCGCAGCGCCGCACCGTCGTCGAGACGGTGGCCGAGGCGGCCGCGGGCCGGCTCCCCGTCCTGGCCGGGGCCATCGACATGACCACGCCGCGCGTGCTGGAACACGCCCGGCAGGCCCGGAGTTCGGGCGCCGACGCGATCGTGGCCACCGCCCCCTACTACACGCGGACCCACCCCGCGGAGATCGCCGACCACTTCCGGCGGGTGCGCGACGGCGCCGGGCTGCCGCTGTTCGCGTACGACATCCCGATGGCCGTGCACACCAAACTGCCGGCCGACACGGTGGTCACGCTCGCACGGGACGGCGTACTGGCGGGCCTGAAGGACAGCAGTGGCGAGGACGGCGCGCTGCGGCGCCTCCTGGTGCGGGCGCGGGCGCAGGCACCGGACTTCGCCGTGCTCACCGGATCGGAGCTCACCGTGGACGGCGCCCTGCTGGCGGGCGCCCACGGCGTCGTGCCCGGCCTCGGCAACGTCGATCCGCACGGCTACGTACGCCTCTACGAGCATGCGGCCGCGGGCCGCTGGCGCGAGGCCGCCGCCGAACAGGACCGGCTCGCCGCGCTCTTCGCGCTCACCGACGCGGGCGACCCGGCGGTGATGGGCCGCAACTCCTCCGCGCTGGGCGCCTTCAAGGCGGCCCTGCACCTCCAGGGCGTCATCGCCTGCCCGGCCACCGCGCCGCCGCAGGTGCCGCTGGACGAGGCCGCCGTCGGCCGCGTCCGGGGGTGTCTGGAGGAAGCCGGGCTGCTGTGA
- a CDS encoding saccharopine dehydrogenase family protein: MTGPQETAARPHDLVLFGATGFVGRLTAAYLARHAPAGCRWALAGRDRAKLARLRADLAATDPACAELPLLCADVDDPGSLRALAAGTRVLATTVGPYLTYGDALVAACAEAGTDYADLTGEAEFVDRTYVRYDAAARASGARIVHACGFDCVPADLGVRFTVGRLPAGVPLRVDGFVRSNGTVSGGTLASALTTVARPLGLLRAARDRQRLEPRPADRTVRAPLGRPHRNGAVRAWGLPLPTLDPQVVARSAAGLEQYGPDFRYRHFAAVKWLPVAVGAVGAASAACTLAQVPPARRWLSGRLAPGTGPSAERRARSTFSLRFVGEGGGRRVLTEVSGGDPGYDETAKILAESALSLAFDDLPATCGQVTTAVAMGDALTGRLRRAGITFRVVAESTSRAERTAPVA; the protein is encoded by the coding sequence GTGACAGGACCGCAGGAGACCGCAGCACGGCCGCACGACCTGGTGCTGTTCGGCGCCACCGGATTCGTCGGGCGGCTCACCGCCGCGTACCTGGCCCGGCACGCGCCCGCCGGCTGCCGCTGGGCACTGGCCGGCCGCGACCGCGCGAAGCTGGCGCGGCTGCGCGCGGACCTGGCCGCGACCGACCCGGCCTGCGCGGAACTGCCCCTGCTGTGCGCGGACGTGGACGACCCCGGCTCGCTGCGCGCGCTCGCCGCGGGTACCCGCGTGCTCGCCACGACCGTCGGCCCGTACCTCACGTACGGGGACGCGCTGGTCGCCGCCTGCGCGGAGGCCGGTACGGACTACGCCGACCTGACCGGCGAGGCCGAGTTCGTCGACCGGACGTATGTGCGTTACGACGCGGCGGCACGCGCGTCCGGCGCCCGCATCGTGCACGCCTGCGGCTTCGACTGCGTACCGGCGGACCTCGGCGTGCGCTTCACCGTGGGCCGGCTGCCGGCCGGTGTGCCGCTGCGCGTCGACGGGTTCGTCCGGAGCAACGGCACCGTCTCGGGCGGCACGCTGGCCTCCGCCCTGACGACCGTCGCGCGCCCGCTGGGCCTGCTGCGCGCCGCCCGCGACCGGCAGCGGCTGGAGCCGCGCCCCGCGGACCGCACGGTGCGGGCCCCGCTCGGCCGCCCGCACCGCAACGGCGCGGTACGGGCCTGGGGCCTGCCGCTGCCGACGCTCGACCCGCAGGTGGTGGCGCGCTCCGCGGCCGGACTGGAGCAGTACGGACCGGACTTCCGCTACCGCCACTTCGCCGCCGTCAAGTGGCTGCCGGTCGCCGTGGGCGCGGTGGGCGCGGCCTCCGCGGCCTGCACGCTCGCGCAGGTGCCGCCCGCGCGCCGGTGGCTGTCCGGCCGTCTGGCGCCGGGCACCGGGCCGAGCGCGGAGCGGCGGGCGCGCAGCACGTTCAGCCTGCGGTTCGTCGGCGAGGGCGGGGGCCGCCGCGTCCTGACGGAGGTCTCGGGCGGCGACCCGGGATACGACGAGACGGCGAAGATCCTCGCGGAGTCGGCGCTGAGCCTGGCCTTCGACGACCTGCCCGCCACGTGCGGGCAGGTGACGACGGCGGTCGCGATGGGCGACGCGCTCACCGGGCGGCTCCGGCGGGCGGGCATCACGTTCCGGGTGGTGGCCGAATCGACGTCGCGGGCGGAGCGTACCGCCCCGGTGGCCTGA
- a CDS encoding endonuclease V: protein MTNDGTISLEDELAHWPTDETTALAVQDRLRAHVRREQSGPEPGSAGTVVGVDVAYDDGRDLVAAAAVALDAVTLAVVEEATAVGRVSFPYVPGLLAFREIPTVVEALGRLGRTPDLVVCDGYGLAHPRRFGLASHLGVLTGLPTIGVAKNPFTSRYELPGAERGESSPLVDGSGAEGDEVVGRALRTQKGVKPVFVSVGHRIDLDRACAHTLHLAPKYRIPETTRAADALCRRALAEARAG from the coding sequence ATGACGAACGACGGCACGATCTCCCTCGAAGACGAGCTGGCCCACTGGCCCACCGACGAGACCACGGCGCTCGCGGTCCAGGACCGGCTGCGCGCCCACGTGCGCCGGGAGCAGTCCGGGCCCGAGCCGGGCTCCGCCGGGACGGTCGTCGGTGTGGACGTCGCCTACGACGACGGACGCGACCTGGTGGCCGCGGCGGCCGTCGCCCTGGACGCCGTCACCCTCGCGGTCGTCGAGGAGGCCACCGCCGTCGGCCGGGTCTCCTTCCCGTACGTACCGGGTCTGCTCGCCTTCCGGGAGATCCCCACCGTGGTGGAGGCGCTCGGCCGCCTCGGCCGCACGCCGGACCTGGTGGTCTGCGACGGCTACGGGCTCGCGCACCCGCGCCGCTTCGGCCTCGCCAGCCACCTCGGCGTGCTCACCGGCCTGCCCACGATCGGCGTCGCCAAGAACCCGTTCACCTCGCGCTACGAACTCCCCGGCGCCGAGCGCGGCGAGTCCTCGCCGCTGGTGGACGGCTCCGGTGCCGAGGGGGACGAGGTGGTCGGGCGGGCCCTGCGTACGCAGAAGGGCGTCAAGCCGGTCTTCGTGTCCGTGGGCCACCGCATCGACCTCGACCGGGCCTGCGCGCACACCCTCCACCTCGCGCCCAAGTACCGCATTCCCGAGACGACCCGGGCCGCCGACGCGCTGTGCCGGCGTGCCCTCGCGGAGGCGCGCGCCGGCTGA
- a CDS encoding GNAT family N-acetyltransferase: MFAISLGDDGAELRPLEPYHAEEYLAHIDRGREYIGRFIGLADQCADLDSARAFLRSYAEKAADDSGRLYGIWTADGTLVGGVLFRTFDAAAGTCEVGCWLEEAAVGRGLVTRAVQVIVDWAVEVRGIHRVEWVVAAGNTASIKAARRLGMVRDGVQREKYARGGVRHDVEIWSVLGPEWREKRAAGR; encoded by the coding sequence ATGTTCGCGATCTCGCTGGGTGACGACGGTGCCGAGCTGCGGCCCCTGGAGCCGTACCACGCCGAGGAGTACCTGGCGCACATCGACCGCGGCCGGGAGTACATCGGCCGCTTCATCGGGCTGGCGGACCAGTGCGCCGACCTCGACTCCGCGCGGGCGTTCCTGCGGTCGTACGCGGAGAAGGCGGCGGACGACAGCGGGCGGCTGTACGGGATCTGGACGGCGGACGGCACACTCGTCGGCGGCGTCCTGTTCCGCACCTTCGACGCCGCGGCCGGGACCTGCGAGGTCGGCTGCTGGCTGGAGGAGGCGGCCGTCGGGCGCGGGCTGGTGACCCGGGCGGTCCAGGTGATCGTCGACTGGGCGGTCGAGGTACGCGGCATCCACCGCGTGGAGTGGGTCGTGGCCGCCGGCAACACCGCGAGCATCAAGGCGGCCCGGCGGCTCGGGATGGTGCGCGACGGCGTGCAGCGGGAGAAGTACGCGCGCGGCGGCGTACGCCACGATGTGGAGATCTGGTCGGTGCTGGGGCCGGAGTGGCGGGAGAAGCGGGCGGCCGGGCGCTGA
- a CDS encoding TetR/AcrR family transcriptional regulator, which produces MTGNEAWAGPGAGTACVTGGPEGPDGPGGPEAGGGARRRGAQGTRLLLLEAAAALFAERGYERATVRDIAERAGVNQALLFRYFGSKKALFGEVVARGGQEQLHSTPPAELFEAALRGMLGHRGEEAGDRALETFLRSIGDSDEITTAVREMGDDYARVLATLSTADDRGLRADLALSWMLGIGLMRVVVGKQPLADADPDEVCALVTGALGTLLEDLPRSAPPTS; this is translated from the coding sequence ATGACCGGGAACGAAGCGTGGGCGGGGCCGGGGGCCGGTACGGCATGTGTAACGGGCGGACCGGAGGGGCCGGACGGCCCGGGCGGGCCGGAGGCGGGTGGTGGAGCGCGCCGCCGCGGGGCGCAGGGCACCCGGCTGCTGCTCCTGGAGGCCGCGGCGGCGCTGTTCGCCGAGCGGGGGTACGAGCGGGCGACCGTCCGCGACATCGCGGAGCGGGCCGGGGTCAACCAGGCCCTGCTCTTCCGCTACTTCGGCTCCAAGAAGGCGCTGTTCGGCGAGGTGGTGGCGCGCGGCGGCCAGGAACAGCTGCACAGCACCCCGCCCGCCGAGCTGTTCGAGGCGGCCCTGCGCGGCATGCTCGGCCACCGAGGGGAGGAGGCGGGGGACCGGGCGCTGGAAACGTTCCTGCGCTCGATCGGCGACAGTGACGAGATCACCACCGCCGTACGGGAGATGGGCGACGACTACGCGCGGGTGCTCGCCACGCTCAGCACCGCCGACGACCGCGGGCTGCGCGCCGACCTCGCGCTCTCGTGGATGCTCGGCATCGGCCTGATGCGGGTGGTCGTCGGCAAGCAGCCGCTCGCCGACGCCGATCCGGACGAGGTGTGCGCGCTGGTCACCGGCGCGCTCGGCACCCTCCTGGAGGATCTGCCGCGCTCGGCGCCGCCGACGTCCTGA
- a CDS encoding cytochrome P450: MTTADTMPLAYPFNDADGLALSETYAQVRDRPGLLRVQMAYGEPAWLATRYADARLVLGDRRFSRAEGLERDEPRQSEGQRDSGILSMDPPDHTRLRTLVAKAFTVHQVEKLRPWVRELTHGLIDELEAAGPPVDLVDRYALPIPVAVICRMLGVPEEDRPKFRTWSDAALSTSSLTAEEFEANREELRAYMAKLIEDHRVTPRDDLMTRLIEARDVGDRLSELELIDLCVGILVAGHETTATQIPNFVLSLLDHPGELERLRAEPSLVKSAVEELLRFVPLGSGAGFPRYATEDIEVGGTLVRAGEPVLVAVGAANRDALRFDEPGTLNIARDGNQHLGFGHGVHHCLGAPLARLELQEALIALITRFPKLHVAGDVVWKDQMLVRGPRVMPVGW; the protein is encoded by the coding sequence GTGACCACAGCCGACACGATGCCCCTTGCCTACCCGTTCAACGACGCCGACGGACTGGCCCTGTCCGAGACCTACGCACAGGTCCGCGACCGGCCCGGACTGCTGCGGGTACAGATGGCGTACGGCGAACCGGCCTGGCTCGCCACCCGTTACGCCGACGCCCGGCTGGTCCTCGGCGACCGGCGCTTCAGCCGCGCGGAAGGGCTCGAACGCGACGAGCCGCGGCAGTCGGAGGGCCAGCGGGACAGCGGGATACTCAGCATGGACCCGCCCGACCACACCCGGCTGCGCACCCTGGTCGCCAAGGCGTTCACCGTCCACCAGGTGGAGAAACTGCGGCCGTGGGTGCGCGAGTTGACGCACGGCCTGATCGACGAGCTGGAGGCCGCGGGCCCGCCCGTGGACCTCGTGGACCGCTACGCCCTGCCCATCCCGGTCGCGGTCATCTGCCGGATGCTCGGCGTACCCGAGGAGGACCGGCCCAAGTTCCGCACGTGGAGCGACGCCGCGCTGTCCACCAGCTCGCTGACGGCCGAGGAGTTCGAGGCCAACCGCGAGGAACTGCGCGCCTACATGGCGAAGTTGATCGAGGATCACCGGGTGACGCCGCGGGACGACCTGATGACGCGGCTGATCGAGGCCCGGGACGTCGGCGACCGGCTGTCCGAGCTGGAGCTGATCGACCTGTGCGTCGGCATCCTGGTCGCCGGGCACGAGACGACGGCCACCCAGATCCCCAACTTCGTCCTGTCGCTGCTGGACCACCCGGGTGAACTGGAGCGGCTGCGCGCCGAGCCCTCGCTGGTCAAGAGCGCCGTCGAGGAGCTGCTGCGCTTCGTGCCGCTCGGCAGCGGCGCGGGCTTCCCGCGCTACGCCACCGAGGACATCGAGGTGGGCGGCACACTCGTCCGTGCGGGTGAACCGGTGCTGGTCGCGGTCGGCGCGGCCAACCGGGACGCGCTGCGCTTCGACGAGCCGGGCACCCTGAACATCGCCCGCGACGGCAACCAGCACCTCGGCTTCGGGCACGGCGTGCACCACTGCCTCGGCGCGCCACTGGCCCGGCTGGAGCTCCAGGAGGCGCTGATCGCCCTGATCACCCGCTTCCCGAAGCTGCACGTGGCCGGGGACGTGGTGTGGAAGGACCAGATGCTGGTCCGCGGCCCGCGCGTGATGCCGGTGGGGTGGTGA